One segment of Panthera leo isolate Ple1 chromosome A3, P.leo_Ple1_pat1.1, whole genome shotgun sequence DNA contains the following:
- the ZSWIM3 gene encoding zinc finger SWIM domain-containing protein 3, translated as MELGSCFKTYEDFKECFSAYKKENRCSFILRDCVSVRFHNLNHGTSIREDILYMQVKFVCIRTQSNRKRTSEADMCPAYLLLRYNEKLDRLFISELNTQHVHVDSKTAGPRGDTTGKPQKTMYLQKPQPEQPATKKDLDLAKKSPVEPSFCLDKVQAPSKPEQEGITPSDLAKIAKVMKNFLKVDEGSMASLSVGNSQDLDRLSFQSSKMTDLFIRFPENLLLHRVENTQGHILYAFLVENKEREGRVVHFAVLKAETATSVAKMLSIFTEFNTDWPKVKVVFVDPSFPHRAILQEIFPAARILLSIYHTTRLLEKKLHRSSANPSFKRLMKEALREAVFVTSDASLQNLCQMSQALLDEELFSFLQAHWFSCELLWYMHVRKGLHACNTYMDSLDVVTSKVSSLFREQQSLLDCILRFVDYMDFFNTKGLKNLPTAPPKLKRARPASMPPKSKKAFGVCGGSLTRLPVEKTKPEPQRAPLQQQPQVQPSQEGMLDTLHGSGSELAYKLCHNEWEVVQNSTHLVDVAGSSVDIQLLEDSHQVSKDGCSCSCSFQQWYHLPCRHILALLHTSQKPVGEAMVCRRWQKRYQHLLGPSGELRDPVAVPNTGQPGKQGRSDVIQDLSRELANLLMQSEGPELEERCSTLRKIVDIWADPCQPPEPSQQPEDFKDVGRLPFLWGKQEEGEGLPLAGATIHD; from the coding sequence ATACATGCAGGTGAAATTTGTCTGTATTCGGACCCAGTCAAACAGGAAGAGAACATCAGAGGCAGACATGTGCCCAGCATACTTGCTCCTGCGGTACAATGAGAAACTGGATCGACTATTTATTAGTGAACTCAACACCCAGCATGTCCATGTTGATTCCAAAACTGCAGGACCCAGAGGAGACACCACTGGCAAACCTCAAAAGACCATGTACCTGCAGAAACCCCAGCCTGAGCAGCCTGCGACCAAGAAAGACCTTGACCTAGCCAAGAAGTCCCCCGTTGAACCATCATTTTGCTTAGACAAGGTCCAAGCACCCTCAAAGCCAGAGCAGGAGGGCATCACTCCTTCTGACCTGGCCAAGATAGCAAAAGTGATGAAAAACTTTCTTAAGGTGGATGAGGGTTCCATGGCCTCTCTCAGCGTGGGCAACAGCCAAGACCTGGACCGGCTCAGCTTCCAGAGCAGCAAGATGACCGATCTGTTTATCCGCTTCCCAGAGAATCTCCTGCTACACCGCGTGGAGAACACCCAGGGCCACATCCTCTATGCTTTCTTGGTGGAGAACAAGGAGCGAGAGGGCCGAGTGGTACACTTTGCCGTGCTCAAGGCTGAGACAGCTACCTCCGTGGCCAAGATGCTGAGTATCTTCACAGAGTTCAACACAGACTGGCCCAAGGTCAAGGTGGTCTTTGTGGACCCGTCCTTCCCCCATCGAGCCATCCTGCAGGAGATCTTCCCTGCTGCCCGCATCCTCCTGTCCATCTACCACACCACCCGGCTCTTGGAGAAGAAGTTGCATCGTAGTTCGGCAAATCCATCCTTTAAAAGGCTCATGAAGGAAGCCCTGCGGGAGGCTGTGTTTGTCACTTCTGATGCCAGCCTGCAAAATCTCTGTCAGATGTCCCAAGCCCTACTGGACGAGGAGCTCTTCAGCTTCCTGCAGGCCCACTGGTTCTCCTGTGAGCTGCTGTGGTACATGCACGTGAGGAAAGGCCTGCACGCGTGTAACACGTACATGGACAGCCTAGACGTTGTCACCAGCAAGGTGTCCAGCCTCTTTCGGGAACAGCAGTCCCTGCTGGACTGCATCCTCCGCTTTGTGGATTATATGGACTTCTTTAATACCAAAGGCTTGAAAAACTTGCCCACAGCTCCTCCCAAGTTAAAAAGAGCCCGACCAGCCAGCATGCCGCCAAAGTCCAAGAAGGCATTTGGAGTCTGTGGGGGGAGCCTCACCAGGCTCCCTGTGGAAAAGACAAAGCCAGAGCCACAGCGGGCGCCGTTGCAGCAGCAGCCACAGGTGCAGCCCTCCCAGGAGGGCATGCTAGACACCTTGCACGGGAGTGGCTCTGAACTGGCCTATAAGCTGTGCCACAATGAGTGGGAGGTGGTGCAGAACTCCACCCACCTGGTGGACGTGGCTGGCTCCTCTGTGGACATTCAGCTACTAGAAGATTCTCACCAGGTGAGCAAGGATGGCTGTAGCTGCAGCTGTTCCTTTCAACAGTGGTACCACCTGCCATGCCGGCACATTTTGGCCCTGCTGCACACCAGCCAGAAGCCTGTGGGTGAAGCCATGGTGTGCCGCCGGTGGCAGAAGAGGTACCAGCACCTCCTTGGGCCCAGTGGGGAGCTCCGGGACCCTGTTGCGGTCCCGAACACAGGCCAGCCTGGGAAGCAAGGACGGAGCGACGTGATTCAGGACCTCAGCAGGGAGCTGGCAAACCTGCTAATGCAGAGTGAGGGGCCAGAGCTGGAGGAGCGCTGTTCCACCCTGCGCAAGATTGTGGACATCTGGGCTGACCCCTGCCAGCCGCCCGAGCCCAGTCAGCAGCCGGAGGACTTCAAGGATGTGGGCCGCCTCCCTTTCCTCTGGGGAAagcaagaggaaggggaggggctccCGCTTGCTGGAGCCACGATTCATGATTAA